The candidate division TA06 bacterium sequence TATGGCGAACATACGGGAAGCGATAGAACTCTATCTTGAACCCGTGGAGGATGATTGGATCGTTAAAGATGGCGCTTTAGTGCAGGAGTTGGCGTTGTGACCAAGGTTCCCAACCTTCCGTATGCCAAGATCATTCATGCGCTGCAAAGGGACGGATGGATTGTGGTGCGCCAGAGGGGCAGCCATATCAGGCTTCAAAAACATGCAGACGACGAAGTATTGAAATTAACGATACCGGCGCACCAATCGGTCAAACGTTCGACGCTTTCCCACATTCTAAAACAAGCCCATTTGGAGGTGGAGCAATTTCTAAAACTGCTGTAGGCGGCTATGTGGCCGATATTCCCATCGTGATGGCGGCCATCGACCCCTGCCTGTCCTGCACCGACCGGATGGCCATCGTTACCGGCGTCAAGCGCGGCTTAAGAGCAGGCGATGGACTGGGAGACATTAAGGCAGCATGGAATTGAATTATATCCTCCTTCGTCCGCCATATGACACAAATATAGGCGGACTGCGGCGGACAGGCCGGCAAACGCGGGATCAAATTATAGCGGAAACGCGGTTGTTTCGAAACTTTTGTATCGTGTCCGGCACGAAGGCTGGCGTTCCGGATCAATTTAGCCCAGGAGGCAATGAATATGATATTCCATGTTACCCTTGTACCGGCTGAAGATGGTTGGATTGTAGCCGAATGTCCGGCTCTTCCCGGTTGCGTCTCTCAAGGAAAAGACGAAGCGGAGGCTTTGGAGAATATCAAGGAAGCAATCACAGCGTGGTTGTGGGCCGAGGATCAGAAAGCGACGGGGCTACTTTGGAACTCATCCCCTCTATCCCCTTCTCTTGGGTAAATGAGGACTAATATGAGGTAAGAGAAGGGGAAGCACCTGTCCGCCGCAGGGGGGAAGGGGTTGAGTTTAGATTCTCGGGTCTTCTCCAATGAGTGTGGGTGATTTTAGGTGATTTTGGGCTACTTACAGGGGAGGAAGCGTGCAGGTCAGTACCTTCAACCGTAAGTATTCCTCGTCTCTCAAACCATACGC is a genomic window containing:
- a CDS encoding type II toxin-antitoxin system HicA family toxin, translated to MTKVPNLPYAKIIHALQRDGWIVVRQRGSHIRLQKHADDEVLKLTIPAHQSVKRSTLSHILKQAHLEVEQFLKLL